The following DNA comes from Rosa rugosa chromosome 5, drRosRugo1.1, whole genome shotgun sequence.
aaaataaaaagcaaagAAGGACCCATGAATAACCCGCGAAAGGGTTAACTTAAATCACCTTAGTATCGCTATCAAACTATTGACGGGAGAAAATGGATCTCATCATGAAGCAGTACGGAGTCCACACTAGGCTACCATTCAGAAAACCACCAAACGAGTATTCTCCATTTTCACGTGGGTTGGCAGCTGGGTGGAGTGGAGACCAAACTAAACTGGCATGCCAAGCCGAAAGCACCTCAATTCGAATTTTCGATGCAAACAAAAATCTAATAGTAGCAGGATGGTTGGGAACTTAGCTTGGGAAGAACATGTCTGGATGATTATCTAATACTAAAAATGTTTGTATTGTAAGCTTGTACGATTTGGTCTAGTGTCACTAATCCACCCTGTATAAATAAGAGCTTCTAAACTTGACTCTCGGACTAGTtgtttatgataaaaaaaagaaaaaatggttgtatcattctttttatttgaaaaagaagaaataactGCAAAAGTGCACGAATTGAAACCACAAGAGTTGACATATTGGACCACTCTCGACCTTGAAACCTAGTTAAGCTAGGGTAAGTCAAGCTACCTACTGCATGGTACCAACCAAGATGCATGTAAGAACACCGGAAAGCATGGATTTGGGAAAATTTACCTTCAACAATCAGTTCAATAATACATATTATTCACCAACAAAATAAAATGGATGTCCAATTCTAAACAATATTGTCCTACCCACGAAGGCCTGATAGAAACAACAACAAATTGCTGACCCGGataaagaaaaaatacaaaaaaaaaaaaaacgggggaatCTGAAAGCTTATTATCATACAACTATAACATATACGAGATGACTAAACTTCAGTAGCCAAAACGGTCCCGCATGTTAGGCACAAAGTACTAGCACACTCAGAAGCTCCAGCAAAGAACATATAACTACTCTGATCTGCAGAAATGGTATTTTCCTCTTAACCATTACTCTTGAACAACTAGTGCAAAAAGAAACCTGGCTAGCTTGACATCATAACATGATCAATTGCTTGAAGTGCCTGGGTAGCAAAAAATCGGACATCAACATCTGGATCCTCACTGAGCTCAACCAAAGTGGGACGAATTGTCTTCTCCACCACCTGCATCATAAAAATTTTCATGTCACGTGAAATTAAATGAATTGCACAATATTCAGTAATTAACTTGTTAAGATTCAGGTAGATACTCACCGACTGATCAACTATGGGGATAAGGGACTGCAGCACCTTTGCCACATTGAACTTAATGTTGGGTACTCTGAAGAGGAAACAAAACAGAATCAGGCCAGCAAACAAAGCATCTCTCCACTCCATCCTATCCTTTCTATTTCATAGACAGTCTATAGAATATAAATACCTGTCCTTTGACGCAGTGACAACCACTGGCAGCAGTTTTGAACATGTGATTTCTGAACCCATAACGGGGGCAAGGAGGCAGATTGCACGCAGAATTGTCATTCGATATAAATAGTGTGGATTGTCAATCATCTCCAGAACCTACCCAAATGGTTTGTCAATGCATATctcttttaaaattaaaaaaaaaaaagtgtataaCGGTAGAATGCATAACAAAAATAATTCCAGTCCCCCATGACAAAGCTGATAGGAATGGAAAGTCACAGTACCTGTGGAACAATGTGCTGCATTGCCCATTCTGGACCAAATTCTTCAGCAAGGCGCTTCAAATTATTAGCAGCAGCATCACGAATCGAGTAAACCTGCAATAAATCCCAAAGATAATAAGCACGGGGAAAACTTTGCAACGGATATCGAAGATGATAAAACAGAGAAATGTGAAGTGACTTGAATTTAAAATCTTTCTTATTAAAAGTGGTTATCCACTAACCTTATCCTGCAACCACTGCATGCAAAGGGAACCGAGCTTATCATCAAAGAACCCTACACCCAGCTGACTTGCCAACAAAGGTATGTACTCTATAATTGCAAGTCGAACCCTCCAATGTCTATCCTCCGCGAGTTCAACTATGGCTGGTAACAAGGATTGAGATAGCAAATCGATTCCAATAACCTGCAAGACCGACTTGCTTAGGCATCCACTAAAAagctatatatacatatattttttttccttggcaCCGACTGAATAATAAGGTTTGACAAGACATAAAAAGGAATGTCCCGACCTAACCAAAGATGCATGGGAAAAAGTATATAATGCATTTAGCTCCAACATTACTTTCTCAAACTTGAACTGACCTGATTCACTTGATCAAGCTTGCTAATGATATTGAGGCGCACATCAGGAAATTCATCCTTCAGAAGtgaaagaaaaatgggaagaaGCTGCTCAATTGTAGCATCCTGCAATTTGGAAAAATGTAAATCCACTACAAACTGTGTATAGCAAACTCAAACTAGTAACGATTATCAATGACATAAGTTGGAAGTTTAAATTGACTTGTGCAAATTAGTCATCTGAATCTAACTTTGGAGTATGAACCGGATACACATTTGATTATTATTTTTCGCACATTTTACAGATATGGAATATCCAACACATGTTCATCTAATCCATCCAACCACTATAACTCATTTgatgtaaaagtaaaataataacaataactaCACTGATCACTATATGGCATTCTCACCTTTCCTAATACAAGAGCCATTCCCATGATAACTGAAGCCAAAGCAGATCGGACATGTTGGGAAGAATCTGATGACAGTTCCTGTAAAATGCGGTTATGAAGTATTACAATAGGTAATAGAAAAGTGAGTATATGGTGAAGTTGATAATTGACACCTAAAAAAGGTGAAAATTTTTAAAGCATGTGCACCTTCACACAGGGAAGAATATGCTGAATGGCAAGTTCGGGATTTAAAATCCGACAAAACTTAGTAACTTTTCCAGCAGCTGCTATACGTACTTCAGCCTCATTATCTCGAAGCAATCGCACGTATGCTGGAACCAAGTCCGTCCTTCAAATACAACCACCACAAACGAAAATATTTCAAATGAAGAAAACAGCCAAAGGCTATTACTACATGGCAAGAGATGCATGGCTTAGCTGAACAAAAACTAACTTTGTATATTGTCTAATTTACAGAAAATCTATATAATAGTGGCATTCAAACATTAATTCCATAAATCAATTAACTAACAGATGTCATATATAATAAAATTCTAGGAACAATAGCCAATTTCATACAGTATGATGGCAATACCTTGTAGGGTCAGGCCCCACAGCTTCACAAAGCTCATATAGTTGATTTGCGACCATATATCGCACACGCCAAGATTTGTCCTTTTCAGaaacaaaggaaaaataaataagaaacagATAAACAAATTTTAATGATATCTTTGATGCAGAAAACTGCTGGTAACTCCACGATGCCTTAGTATTGTAATCATTAATGCAGCTGTTATATGGCCGTAGCCGCAGTACACAGTATAAATATAACTTGGAGAACCAAGCTTCAGGTACGAAGTCACAAAGGCTAACCAGAACAAACATCAAGAAACCAAATATagattcaaaattcaaaatattaGCTCTACCTGCGAGAAGTTGACAATAACAGGGAGGATATGCTGAACACAATCTTGGGGCTCCAATAACTTGCCAAGAGCAGCACAGCCCTCAACAGCCAATAGTCGAACAGAATCTTGATCTGagataaaattataaaaattgaTAAATCATATTTTCAATCAAAAACAGATAATTAACTAAAAAAACATAATAGCAAAAGTGAGGATGCAAGAGAGAGGCTGCATAAACATAGGATgccatatttatttttcttcaatcaacTCCTCATCTGGATTCCAGCCTTACACGTACTATAGATCCAATAAAATATGTTCAAGAATGACTTGCACATGCAATCAAatgaaaaatatgtccaagaaACTAAACAGCAACAGTCCTTATCCTTCTTGCCATCTTATGATACATGTCATACGTGTACACATTCTGCATTGGTTTTGCAGTTTACGGCTCTATTTGAAATACATGTGATACACATCACTGGTGCACTCaatatgaaaagaaaacttaCAGTAAATTACATAATATAAGAAAAAATGGATCCACAGCTTCCCTACTGGACTTTCTATCATAGAGGCCGCTATCAGGCCAGTTAGGTTGTGCAAAATCCATTCGAAAGCTTACATGTTATATTTTCAGTGAAAACATAACATGCTAAGCTATCAGGCATTGCCAGGTTATACTACCAAATAAGCTGATTGCTCCTTTACAGCACCTCTATCTTGGCCACCTAACATGCTATGTTAGTCTCTTAGATATAATGTCTCCACTTTCATCATATTTAATCATCTTTGCTATCCTAATAACCCCCTAATTAATCCCCAAATGAACCGACAGAAACCAAAACTATGCCAATGGCATGCATTATCCTCACTAATGCTAGTTTGATTACTTTTTGAAGGGGTTGTCACAATTCACCTAATCTTACAGGCATGCAACACATGGGCCTAAACAATGCTTCAACAATGCACCACAACTAAGCCAATGGCATGGACTATCCTCAACAATGCTTCTTTGATTACTTTGAAGGGTGTTATCACTATACCCTAATCTTACAGGCATGCAACACATAGGCCTAAAGGGGGATACTAGATTCAATAATTACCAACAGAATAGTAATACCTGACAGCTCAACATAAAGAGAAAACAGTCAACCAAATTAAAAGGATTGCACTACAGATGTGTCACCATCTATTTTACTGAAGGTGAACATTTTATTACCATCTTGTGTAAGATCCTCAAATATAGACATGATATCAGTCTTCAGATGAGCTGGTTCGACAGTTGCTGCAAATTTCCCCAGATTCGTTGCAGCAGACCTCCTAACCATAGGCATGTCATCTTGACACAACTGACTGTATATCGACCGGAGCTCTGTCTTTAATGTCTCTGATGCGCTTGGGTAGGCTATATGAAAAAGCCCACATGCAGAGACTCGGGCTGTAAACCACTCACCAGCCGCCAACCTCTGAGGAGAAGAGATTACAACTATGCATGTATTAGGAAATTAATGAAGGTAAAAGCATAAGAAAATATACTGCAGAAAAACACACGTATGACTTTGATGAATTCATATTGTCACGCAACATCACAGGTGCAACTTTACGATATAAGCTAGAATAGAATATTCTATGCATGAACACTCAGGAGATTACCCAAATCTACTCACTGTCTATCATACAGTCATCCTCCCACACTATTCCCGCCTCCCCCTCTTGTTTCAAGGATAAGTACCTCTTTTACAACTATttccagaaaaataaaaaaggataaaaaaaaattgcaacccATGAATCTACATCAGATGCATATAAGCAAGAATCAACATCTATGTGCTCATATAAGCGAGTAAGTATCCACAAAGCCTCAACTAAATATGCCACTCGTATTGCTAGAAAATATTTAAATGATGTTgcacaaagaaaataaaataagagcTAACCTTCACAAGAGGAATAAACCAGTTGACTAAATCACCCTCCCTCATCTGAGACCCAATCCTACATAATGACTCCACAGCCTTGTCCCTCACGCAGGTTTCCTCAACAGTGCAAAGGGTTTCCAAGGGTGGGAGCAAAACATGTGCATGTTCCACACCCCCAACATATGGAATGAAGACCCCCAACTCTTCTGCCATTGCAAGAAGtacctcatcatcatcatcattgttTTCGCTCAGAAATGGGATTAACTCCTTCCGCGTTCGATCTTCCCCAAGAGCGCGGGCAATTGTTGATAGCCTGCGGATTGAGTTCAGCCGTAACTGGATGTCGTCATTTTTCAGCTCGTCTATGAGAACGGCTATCGGATATAGCGGTTCATCAACCATAGACATTGTAATTCAACGTTTCCTAAAACCTTcagccacaaaaaaaaaatttaatactTAATCACGAGGACCACAAGTATCTTTTAacttgaaaaaaataaatttctaaAAAACTAAGCAAATGACAATGTAGAATCTACAATAATTAACACATTCACCATAATTTCATTTCGGATTTCATCTTTAACTTCGATTCCTATCACTTTCAAGCTATTAAACGGACCgtaattcaaaaaaaaaccaGCAGATCAACAGCGCAAGAACCAGTTCAAACCCTAGGATTCAAATCACAAAAATGCCAAAAACAACAGAAAACGAGAGATAAAATTCTTTCATTTCAAGGCCGCTAACTCTAACTCTCCGGTTAGCCAAGacaaacataaatcaccaaaaaaaaaatatgaaaagcAATCGTCTAATCAACCCTGCGTCGTATACCAACTCATTTATTCAAGCTGAATTGAGCGATTCTTGATTTCCAGGAAACGAAGAACACGAAAAGAGAAACAGGGAATCAGATTTCTTCCTTTCCTTACTTTCCCTTAGTAAATTTTTCAGAGCAATCAAACAGAGGCTAAAGATCAAGCTGGCTCTACATTAAGCAAAACTGTGAAAAAGAAACAAAGCCCTGCATTTTCTATGAGAAAATCGATGAAACTTAGAAGCGGAAATGGTCGTACCGATCTCAATGCTCACCGCCGGCTGCCCCTGATTCGATAATTTGTTAGAgaggaaagaggagagagagagagagagagagagcgagcaATCTgttagagagagaaggagagagacgATCGTGTTATTGTTCTGTGAGCTTTTTAGGGCCCGAATGCATAGAAAAGAGTAGCGGGCTCTGGCAGAAAGTGATCGAGTCGGACCATCAAAGCCCAGCCCAGTAGGgatccacttttttttttttttttttttgtgagtgAAATTCACACACTCTCCCCGTCTTACAATTCACACCCATGCTTCTTTTTTGTATTATAAGTTTTGCCTTTTTGTAGTGTGGATTCTAAAATATGTGATGTAAGATAGTGACAGATGAAACATTTGACTcattgacgaagtggtgttagctcagtggtaagagcacccactacctagaATTTAGATCGTGGGTCCGAGTCatcatgggggtaggagtgaaatgttttgatcatctttttaaaaaagttaaaaaaaaaaaaaaaaaaaaaaaaaaacatttgactCATTAAGTGTGAATTTCAGTATTTCACTcaccttttttgttttttccttcattctagGTTGAATAAATAAACTTTACGCGTGCGAAAGACGTATAACATGGTTACTTACATGCAATGATGCTGAGACAAATGGATGATGTTATGTGAGGATGGGATTAGTTACCGTTCGTATGTAATCTAGTTCATGAAAGAAATTAATGATTTAAGGTGATAGTGAGACTTGTGCGTGCTAGAGATGAAGAGATTAGTAGGTTAGAATTTTGTTTTTCGTGTTATTTTGTTTATCACTGTTACGTCTTATAATTACTAAAAAAAATGTTTGAAGATAATCTATGATTTAAGGATATAGATATACATTACCACTGACAAAGTAGATTCTCATAATAGAAGAAAATAACAGAGATATGAGAAAAAGTGGAGAGAGAAGCTCCAAAAAACTCGGAAGTCCCTTGGCTTAGGGTTTTCGGAATCTCGCTCTTTCGGCGGCTCTCGGGTTCGGTGAGCTTGCCTCTCCGCCAATGGgccgctgccggacgggagTTGTTATTCGCTCTGGGAGATCTGGAGAGAAGTTTTGAAACTCAGGGCTTCGGATGGGTGACGGTGGTGCGTTCCAGACGACATCGCTGGGTGGCTTTTGCGTCGTGCAAGGATGGCATGCTTTGGTGGGGCTCTGCAGATCTGGGTGGCGGCGGGGTTCTGATGGGGAGCGGCGGCGTGGCTCTGAGGAGCTTTGCGGCGGTGACGATCTAGGGGATCCGGCAACGGCTTTCGATCCGAGAGAGGGGTACGGCGAAGAAGGTCATTGCGGTGGACGGTGGTGAATCATAATCGGGCAGGCGCGGCTTGGTTGGAGTATGGTCGTCGCGGCACGAATAGGGCGGACATGGTGGTGGCGGGCGGTGGTGCACGGGCAAACACATGTGGATGATGATGCTTTGGGCCTTCCTCCAAATCCTGATGGGCCTTGGTTTGGGCTTTCTCCTTTGATACCCCATTGGGCTTTTAATTTGGACTAGGGCTTTGCCCGTGGCCCATCACTTTGTTCCTTTAAGTTTTTGTCTATTTTACAATAAGGTTCCGTTTTCCGGGACAATCTACGCACCTTTGTACATCTAGTTTTAGTATTTGGTCTTGGTCTTgtcgacttaattctcagtgtctctagttgtacaccaattgaggtctctaggcaacTAGCTTTACTGGTCATGAGTTAGGTTGGGAAGGCCGGAtctttctagcgcctccggcgtagtaccaaagggggatcccgCTATGTTTGGGTATTTGCTTGTACAATGAGTGTgtttatttctatgtaccactgtgggtactaccactatcttcttgtctgtctagatggcagcggaagggtatgtaacggtctattttggcttttgatgaatatatattaGCCCACTGgctcttttttaaaaaaaaagtagattCTCATAAATATGGTATAGATTGAATTGGTAAACAAGTTTTTACCAACAATTTGTTAATCGGTCTAAgcttttattaattaattaaaaaaaaaaaggcccttATTCGACTACTTATACGTGGTAACGTGGGGAGAGATCGTTCATAATTTAATTGGAAACAAACCTTTACCCGGACTTGTTCTTGGGAAAGGTCGTCTGACTGTCTGAGCTTTTAAAGAGATTCACCCAAGCATACAAACATTGTTCAGCTCTCTGTGTAGTTTAGAAGACTGACAAACAAAGGAAGCCTAGGCATTTCTTCTTCAAGTGCGGATTTCCCAGCTCGTTTTTCCTCAAAATGGTATAAAATATAGGGTTCAAAACAAACTCACACCGACTTTTCTACACTTTTCATATAATTGTAAAGGGAAGCCCTGTTAAATGAATCAACGAGCATTCAATCATAATATCAAGCTAACTCATCATTCTTGGACCGCCAGCGCCTATATATTCTGGTCCAGAACCCGCCTACCTCTTTGGTATCCGATACGTCCATAGGATCCTTAAAGTTTGCTTTCTCACTAAGCTCTACAAATTCATCCACTAGATTTTGAAGCCTTGCCACAAACTCAATCAGAAGCGATGTAAATGTTGCTAAAGATAAGGAGCTCGCGCTTTCATATACTTTTGATTCTTCTAGTTCAGGTTGAGGTTGCATAAGATTCCCAGTGAATGATGTAAGGCGTGAGGGCCATGCTGTTAATGTTTTCTTTAACACACTATCTGTAGATATCCATTGTGACATTGAAGgatcgccgccgccgccgctgcttCCAATATTCTGAGCATCCCACGATTCACTAAGGGACTCAATCACATTGTTCCTAGTATCCTGCTCAGGATCTTCAAATTTGCGCCCTAGTATTTCGGGTCCCCAGCCTTCATAATTGACAAGAAGGTACGACTTCTGGTCTATCTTATTCTGCAAGTCTTCTGCTGCTTCATGAACTTCAAAAAGTATGTCTTTGGGACTTAATTTTTCCATCCTTTCTACTTTGCTTCCTAGCTCACGTAATACTTTAGCACCTTCAGTACCAACTCTCAGGAGCTCATCTGCAAAAACCTGTCTCTTTTCTGGTGGCGCCTACAGAAACACATCCACAAAATCTAATTATGAAAATGGAAAGCGCATGGAATAGGTATCTCAAGATATTGAACACATACAGTTGTTATGGTTTTTTAAAGGAGCACCGGCCGATAAACCAATTGGTAACCCAAAACACATAGGATTATTGTTTACTTGATCAACTATATAAACATAATATCCATAACAAAAACTTTCAAGACCACTCTTCAAAGTAGTGAAATTGGCATGAGGTCAACAGTATTTTGAATATACATTTTttccaaaataatgaaaaaaaaaaatcaactatagACTTTGTTAATTGGCATGACAAATTTCTCAGCAACAATCTGCAGGCATTTACACTGTTGATACTTATGTATAGGAGATTGCAGATATGTCTAAAATTCTATGAATAAAATATCAATTGTCCAAAACCAAAGATACGTTTCAAGTAAAGCCAAGCTAGGTTCAAGATTTAAGGTGACAACGAAGCTCATTTATCTTCAAATGAACAAAGAAGATGCTGCTTTTAGGTATGAAAGAATTTGTTATTCATTTTAACTTCATGAGATCCAGCTCCTGAAGTCTATGGAG
Coding sequences within:
- the LOC133710023 gene encoding serine/threonine-protein phosphatase 2A 65 kDa regulatory subunit A beta isoform; the protein is MSMVDEPLYPIAVLIDELKNDDIQLRLNSIRRLSTIARALGEDRTRKELIPFLSENNDDDDEVLLAMAEELGVFIPYVGGVEHAHVLLPPLETLCTVEETCVRDKAVESLCRIGSQMREGDLVNWFIPLVKRLAAGEWFTARVSACGLFHIAYPSASETLKTELRSIYSQLCQDDMPMVRRSAATNLGKFAATVEPAHLKTDIMSIFEDLTQDDQDSVRLLAVEGCAALGKLLEPQDCVQHILPVIVNFSQDKSWRVRYMVANQLYELCEAVGPDPTRTDLVPAYVRLLRDNEAEVRIAAAGKVTKFCRILNPELAIQHILPCVKELSSDSSQHVRSALASVIMGMALVLGKDATIEQLLPIFLSLLKDEFPDVRLNIISKLDQVNQVIGIDLLSQSLLPAIVELAEDRHWRVRLAIIEYIPLLASQLGVGFFDDKLGSLCMQWLQDKVYSIRDAAANNLKRLAEEFGPEWAMQHIVPQVLEMIDNPHYLYRMTILRAICLLAPVMGSEITCSKLLPVVVTASKDRVPNIKFNVAKVLQSLIPIVDQSVVEKTIRPTLVELSEDPDVDVRFFATQALQAIDHVMMSS